In Rubrivirga marina, the following are encoded in one genomic region:
- a CDS encoding thioredoxin family protein gives MRTLPLALALVLAACASEPADAPTEAASTPVPTESTEAANVAPTPGAMAPDFTLVDTNGEEHTLSAYRGQPVVLEWLNYDCPYVGKHYGGGNMQALQEQATADGVVWLSVVSSAPGEQGYFEPAEMNARTEEEGGRQAAVLLDPTGEVGRSYDAKTSPHMFVIDADGQVVYNGAIDDRPTSDLADLEGATNYVVPAIAAAQAGEPVDPATTQPYGCSVKYADGA, from the coding sequence ATGCGCACACTCCCGCTCGCCCTCGCCCTCGTCCTCGCCGCCTGCGCCTCCGAGCCCGCCGACGCGCCGACCGAGGCGGCCTCGACGCCCGTGCCGACCGAGTCGACGGAGGCCGCCAACGTCGCGCCGACGCCGGGCGCGATGGCCCCGGACTTCACGCTCGTCGACACGAACGGCGAGGAGCACACGCTCTCCGCGTACCGCGGGCAGCCGGTCGTGCTGGAGTGGCTCAACTACGACTGCCCGTACGTCGGGAAGCACTACGGCGGCGGCAACATGCAGGCGCTCCAAGAGCAGGCCACGGCCGACGGCGTCGTCTGGCTGTCCGTCGTGTCGTCGGCGCCGGGCGAGCAGGGCTACTTCGAGCCGGCCGAGATGAACGCGCGCACGGAGGAGGAGGGAGGACGGCAGGCGGCCGTCCTGCTCGACCCGACCGGCGAGGTCGGGCGGAGCTACGACGCGAAGACGTCGCCCCACATGTTCGTGATCGACGCCGACGGTCAGGTCGTCTACAACGGCGCCATCGACGACCGCCCGACCTCCGACCTCGCCGACCTCGAGGGGGCGACGAACTACGTCGTTCCGGCGATCGCCGCTGCGCAAGCCGGCGAGCCGGTCGACCCGGCCACGACGCAACCCTACGGCTGCTCCGTCAAGTACGCCGACGGGGCGTAG
- the rnr gene encoding ribonuclease R, translating to MADRRDVDALTPKILSFLESHADRAYRAKEISRAIGIKNQGRYQALLDAFDHLRDTNQVTVQKGGRVQHRSNDHEAVGRLSVTSQGFGFVAQDDGTEFFVRQARMGTALHGDRVRVALAAQKKNRPADQKREAEVLEVLERGSPKTVGTFSTTGKSGWVVPDDQRITHDVFVLKENWNGAEPGDKVVVSIDAFQDPKAAPEGRVLQVLGRADAPGVDVLALALAHGAPSDFPKKVEAEAEGIQPGITKQEVARRLDLRDANVFTIDPDDAKDFDDAIHVTDLGSGMYEVGVHIADVSHYVPQGGIIDREAYDRATSTYLVDRVIPMLPEALSNGVCSLRPREDKLAYSCIMTVDGGGNVHSWEIRETVIHSKQRFTYDQAQAVLDGEDHPLAEDVRRAGELAETLTKKRMAEGAIDFDVPEVKVLLDAEGKPADVVEKERQAANRLIEEFMLLANRAVAEEASSREVPFVYRIHDQPDRERIKALADYVKTFGHTLPHKDGLVQRSTLNDLLHEVKGTPEAPVIEQAAIRSMSKAIYSPDNIGHYGLGFDHYGHFTSPIRRYPDLIAHRILKRMQDQQPGAIPTEEALAEMSEHCSEREREATEAERESIKLKQVEYAALHLGEEFEGVVVGVTKFGVFVQMTKLLVEGLCHVREMDGYWEYDERRYTLFSKGSGHRIRVGQACRVKIEAADPETRRVDLAFVELPGGKPDGEAKDDKRSKAKERRSKRKTRGARRKGTSR from the coding sequence ATGGCTGACCGCCGAGACGTCGACGCCCTCACCCCGAAGATCCTGTCCTTCCTGGAGTCCCACGCCGACCGCGCGTACCGGGCCAAGGAGATCTCCCGGGCGATCGGCATCAAGAACCAGGGCCGCTACCAGGCCCTGCTGGACGCCTTCGACCACCTCCGCGACACGAACCAGGTGACCGTCCAGAAGGGCGGGCGCGTGCAGCACCGGAGCAACGACCACGAGGCCGTCGGCCGGCTGTCGGTCACGTCGCAGGGCTTCGGGTTCGTGGCCCAGGACGACGGGACCGAGTTCTTCGTCCGCCAGGCCCGGATGGGCACGGCGCTCCACGGCGACCGCGTGCGCGTGGCGCTGGCGGCACAGAAGAAGAACCGGCCGGCCGACCAGAAGCGCGAGGCCGAGGTGCTCGAAGTCCTCGAGCGCGGCTCGCCCAAGACCGTCGGGACGTTCTCGACGACGGGCAAGTCCGGCTGGGTCGTCCCCGACGACCAGCGGATCACGCACGACGTGTTCGTGCTGAAGGAGAACTGGAACGGCGCCGAGCCCGGCGACAAGGTCGTCGTGTCGATCGACGCGTTCCAGGACCCGAAGGCGGCGCCGGAGGGCCGCGTCCTCCAGGTCCTCGGCCGCGCCGACGCGCCCGGCGTCGACGTCCTCGCGCTCGCGCTCGCCCACGGGGCGCCGTCGGACTTCCCCAAGAAGGTCGAGGCCGAGGCCGAAGGGATCCAGCCCGGCATCACCAAGCAAGAGGTCGCCCGCCGGCTCGACCTCCGCGACGCCAACGTCTTCACGATCGACCCCGACGACGCCAAGGACTTCGACGACGCCATCCACGTGACCGACCTCGGGAGCGGGATGTACGAGGTCGGCGTCCACATCGCCGACGTGAGTCACTACGTGCCGCAGGGCGGGATCATCGACCGCGAGGCCTACGACCGCGCCACGAGCACCTACCTCGTCGACCGCGTCATCCCGATGCTGCCCGAGGCGCTCTCGAACGGCGTCTGCTCGCTCCGCCCGCGCGAGGACAAGCTGGCCTACTCGTGCATCATGACCGTCGACGGCGGCGGGAACGTCCACTCGTGGGAGATCCGCGAGACCGTGATCCACTCGAAGCAGCGGTTCACGTACGATCAGGCGCAGGCCGTCCTCGACGGCGAGGACCACCCGCTGGCGGAGGATGTCCGCCGCGCCGGCGAGCTCGCCGAGACGCTCACCAAAAAGCGGATGGCCGAGGGCGCCATCGACTTCGACGTGCCCGAGGTCAAGGTGCTCCTCGACGCCGAGGGCAAGCCGGCCGACGTGGTCGAGAAGGAGCGTCAGGCGGCCAACCGCCTCATCGAGGAGTTCATGCTCCTCGCCAACCGGGCCGTGGCCGAGGAGGCCTCCAGCCGCGAGGTCCCGTTCGTCTACCGGATCCACGACCAGCCCGACCGCGAGCGGATCAAGGCCCTCGCCGACTACGTCAAGACGTTCGGCCACACGCTCCCGCACAAAGACGGGCTCGTCCAGCGGTCGACGCTCAACGACCTGCTCCACGAAGTGAAGGGGACGCCCGAGGCGCCCGTCATCGAGCAGGCCGCCATCCGGTCGATGTCGAAGGCGATCTACTCGCCGGACAACATCGGCCACTACGGGCTCGGGTTCGACCACTACGGACACTTCACCAGCCCGATCCGCCGCTACCCGGACCTCATCGCGCACCGGATCTTGAAGCGGATGCAGGACCAGCAGCCGGGCGCGATCCCGACCGAGGAGGCGCTCGCCGAGATGTCGGAGCACTGCTCCGAGCGCGAGCGCGAGGCGACCGAGGCCGAGCGGGAGTCGATCAAGCTCAAGCAGGTCGAGTACGCCGCCCTCCACCTCGGCGAGGAGTTCGAGGGGGTCGTCGTGGGCGTGACGAAGTTCGGCGTGTTCGTCCAGATGACGAAGTTGCTCGTCGAGGGTCTATGCCACGTTCGCGAGATGGACGGGTACTGGGAGTACGACGAGCGGCGGTACACCCTCTTCAGCAAGGGCTCGGGCCACCGGATCCGCGTCGGGCAGGCGTGCCGCGTCAAGATCGAGGCGGCCGACCCCGAGACGCGCCGCGTCGACCTCGCGTTCGTCGAGCTGCCGGGCGGCAAGCCCGACGGCGAGGCCAAGGACGACAAACGGAGCAAGGCCAAGGAACGCCGATCGAAGCGGAAGACGCGCGGCGCCCGGCGCAAGGGCACGTCGCGCTAA
- a CDS encoding protein-disulfide reductase DsbD family protein yields the protein MRTLLSLLVALTAAVAGAQTPVGAGPPAAGAPSDPSPHSEARLVADVSRIAPGDAFDVALEVDVEEGWHIYWLNPGDSGQPVSIEWTLPESAQAGPLRFPPPNRYVDAGLVTYAHDGTPSFLTRIQVPADAAEAVRLEAAARWLICADVCLPARADLSLTIPVAAETRPTGALDAARAALPASADGWTASAAVADVGYVLTLDPPDGVSLEGATFYVDESGVLDHAAEQRFEQEGGAWVVRLMSSDYATGPAQELSGVLVAGETAVELAVPVSGAPAVASASGGEAAAFGFWGALAFAFLGGVVLNLMPCVFPILSIKILGFVRGREQSAAELRTHGLAFGAGVVLSFLALAGVLLALKATGDGAGWGFQLRYPAVVAGLAALMTVLALNLLGVFEIGQTAASVGGRLDRHEGLSGAFLSGVLAVIVASPCTAPFMAGALGFAVVQPAPVALAIFGALGVGMALPYVLLSFKPGWLERLPRPGRWMETLKQVLAFPLLATAVWLVWLFGSLLDVDAAALLLMALVTLGLAAWAWGRWSRPGLSRRGRLMGRTAGGLAAVAAVALVATAFAPEQEAWVDFDAAEVDALVDAGHPVFVDVTATWCLSCQVNKQTSLTSDAVREAFDAAGVTTVRADWTDQDPAITAFLDRFGRNGVPLYVFYPGGGAEPVLLPEVLTPGIVLDAIAAASPQTASR from the coding sequence ATGCGCACGCTTCTCTCTCTGCTCGTCGCGCTCACCGCGGCCGTCGCTGGCGCCCAAACGCCGGTCGGCGCGGGACCGCCGGCCGCGGGCGCCCCGTCCGACCCGAGCCCGCACTCCGAGGCCCGCCTCGTCGCCGACGTGTCCCGCATCGCGCCGGGCGACGCGTTCGACGTGGCCCTCGAGGTAGACGTCGAGGAGGGCTGGCACATCTACTGGCTCAACCCCGGCGACAGCGGCCAGCCGGTCTCGATCGAGTGGACGCTCCCCGAGAGCGCCCAGGCCGGGCCGCTCCGCTTCCCGCCCCCCAACCGGTACGTCGACGCGGGCCTCGTGACGTACGCCCACGACGGGACGCCGTCGTTCCTCACCCGCATCCAGGTCCCCGCCGACGCCGCCGAGGCGGTCCGGCTCGAGGCCGCCGCGCGCTGGCTCATCTGCGCCGACGTCTGCCTGCCCGCCCGCGCGGATCTCTCGCTAACGATCCCGGTCGCCGCTGAGACGCGGCCGACGGGCGCGCTCGACGCCGCCCGCGCCGCCCTGCCCGCCTCGGCCGACGGATGGACCGCCTCCGCCGCCGTCGCGGATGTCGGATACGTGCTCACGCTCGACCCGCCAGATGGCGTGTCGCTGGAGGGCGCGACGTTTTACGTCGACGAGAGTGGGGTGCTGGATCACGCCGCCGAGCAGCGCTTCGAGCAGGAGGGCGGGGCGTGGGTCGTCCGTCTCATGTCCTCGGACTACGCGACGGGGCCGGCGCAGGAGCTGAGTGGCGTGCTCGTGGCGGGCGAGACGGCCGTCGAGTTGGCGGTGCCGGTCAGCGGGGCGCCGGCGGTGGCGTCCGCGAGTGGGGGGGAGGCCGCCGCGTTCGGGTTCTGGGGCGCGCTCGCGTTCGCGTTCCTCGGCGGCGTCGTCCTCAACCTGATGCCGTGCGTGTTCCCGATCCTCAGCATCAAGATCCTCGGGTTCGTGCGGGGCCGCGAGCAGAGCGCGGCCGAGCTGCGCACGCACGGGCTCGCGTTCGGCGCGGGCGTCGTCCTGTCGTTCCTCGCACTCGCGGGCGTCCTCCTCGCGCTCAAGGCGACGGGCGACGGCGCGGGCTGGGGCTTCCAGCTCCGCTACCCGGCCGTCGTCGCCGGGCTGGCGGCGCTGATGACGGTCCTCGCGCTCAACCTGCTCGGCGTGTTCGAGATCGGGCAGACGGCGGCGTCTGTGGGCGGCCGGCTCGACCGGCATGAGGGGCTGAGCGGGGCGTTCCTGTCGGGCGTGTTGGCCGTCATCGTGGCCTCGCCGTGCACGGCGCCGTTCATGGCCGGGGCGCTCGGGTTCGCCGTCGTCCAACCCGCGCCCGTCGCCCTCGCCATCTTCGGGGCGCTTGGCGTGGGGATGGCGCTTCCCTATGTCCTGCTGTCGTTTAAGCCGGGGTGGCTGGAGCGACTCCCGAGGCCGGGTCGGTGGATGGAGACGCTCAAGCAGGTCCTGGCCTTCCCGCTCCTCGCGACGGCCGTGTGGCTCGTCTGGCTATTCGGGAGCCTCCTCGACGTCGACGCGGCGGCCCTGCTCCTGATGGCGCTCGTGACGCTCGGGCTGGCGGCGTGGGCGTGGGGCCGGTGGTCGCGGCCGGGGCTCTCCCGTCGGGGCCGGTTGATGGGGCGGACGGCGGGCGGACTGGCGGCCGTGGCCGCCGTCGCGCTCGTGGCCACGGCGTTCGCGCCCGAGCAGGAGGCGTGGGTCGACTTCGACGCCGCCGAGGTCGACGCGCTCGTGGACGCCGGCCATCCCGTGTTCGTCGACGTGACCGCGACGTGGTGCCTCTCGTGCCAAGTCAACAAGCAGACCTCGCTGACCTCGGACGCCGTCCGCGAGGCGTTCGACGCGGCCGGCGTCACGACCGTCCGCGCCGACTGGACGGACCAGGACCCAGCGATTACCGCGTTCCTCGACCGGTTCGGCCGAAACGGCGTCCCGCTCTACGTGTTCTATCCGGGCGGCGGGGCCGAGCCCGTGTTGCTGCCGGAGGTCCTCACGCCCGGCATCGTCCTCGACGCGATCGCTGCCGCCTCGCCCCAGACCGCCTCTCGCTAG